Proteins from a single region of Bos javanicus breed banteng chromosome 25, ARS-OSU_banteng_1.0, whole genome shotgun sequence:
- the EPO gene encoding erythropoietin — MLSFLLFPLGFPVLGAPARLICDSRVLERYILEAREAENATMGCAEGCSFNENITVPDTKVNFYAWKRMEVQQQALEVWQGLALLSEAILRGQALLANASQPCEALRLHVDKAVSGLRSLTSLLRALGAQKEAISLPDATPSAAPLRAFTVDALSKLFRIYSNFLRGKLTLYTGEACRRGDR, encoded by the exons ATGCTGTCCTTTCTGCTgtttcctttgggcttcccagtccTGGGCGCCCCCGCACGCCTCATCTGTGACAGCCGAGTCCTGGAGAGGTACATCCTGGAGGCCAGGGAGGCCGAAAATGCCACG ATGGGCTGTGCAGAAGGCTGCAGCTTCAATGAGAATATCACTGTGCCAGACACCAAGGTTAACTTCTATGCCTGGAAGAGGATGGAG GTCCAGCAGCAGGCTCTGGAAGTCTGGCAGGGCCTGGCCCTGCTCTCAGAAGCTATCCTGCGGGGCCAGGCCCTATTGGCCAACGCGTCCCAGCCATGCGAGGCCCTGCGGCTGCACGTGGACAAAGCTGTCAGCGGCCTCCGCAGTCTCACCTCCCTGCTTCGGGCGCTGGGAGCCCAG AAAGAAGCCATCTCCCTTCCAGATGCAACCCCCTCCGCAGCCCCACTCCGAGCATTCACTGTTGATGCTTTGTCCAAGCTTTTCCGAATCTACTCCAATTTCCTGCGGGGAAAGCTGACTCTGTACACAGGGGAGGCCTGCAGGAGAGGGGACAGGTGA